TCGCCACGTCCCCGCTGGGAAGAACACATCCCGCACGGCATTCCTCATCGCTCGAAACGCCTCCCGGTACGCCCCCAGAAACGCCGCGCGCTCCTTCAGCGCCCGCGCCGCCATCTCGACGTTCCCACCCGCCGCGAAGCTCGGATTCCGCGCCCCCACCTTCTCGAACGACGACGCGCGCGTCGTGTGGGGCACCGCGAAGATCCACGCGAGCGAGCGAACGAACTTCCCCGCCTTGCGGGCCACGATGCGCGCCTTCTCCACCGCCGCGTTCACCGCGGACACGATGCGCGCCCGCGCCCCCTCGTGGCCCGAGCTCGCCTCGAGCGCAGGGGGAACCGTGATGGAGATCTCGGCCGCTGCAGGCCAGCGCGTGTTCTCCGCGTCGAGGTACAGCTCGGGACGCGCGACACGAATCGTGCGCGTGCCGATGTCCGTCGCCGCAAGCGTGACACCCGGCCAATCCTCGGGGCTCGCGGCGAGCCCCGCCTCGACCACGTTCGCGAGCGTGTACCCAATCTTCTGCAGCACCGCCTCTTCGCCGTAGAGCGCGACGATGCTCGCGCCCTCACGTGAAAAGACCTCCTCGGGCCACCCACGCAGCACCTTGATGGCGTTCGCGAGCAGGCGATTTCGCTGCGAAAGAAAGTCGGGGAGCCGGCCGCGCGTGTCCGTGAGCACCTCGTGAAGGTGGTTCGAGAGCATCTGCACGGCGTGGATTTCGATGCCGAATTCCGCGGCGAGCACGGCCGTCGCGTACCAGTAGAAGGCGAGCAGAATTCGCCGCTTGTCGGGGGTGAGGAGGAAGTAGCGGCGGGTGGTCCTGCGCGTGACGAGGTAGGTAGTGCCCGGGACGATGCGGCGAGGGTTCGACATGCCCCGGCCCATTTCACTTTGTGGGCCAACACGAAGTGGCTGAAATTGCTGGGTTTCGTGCCGCGGAGATGATGGCCAGGCCACATTTCGGGGTGGCCCGGGCCAGGCCTTCGCGTCCTTTCGCGGACTTGGCGCGAACGTCGGTCAGATCTCCCCCCGCGGACTTGGCGCGAACGTCGGTCGGATCTCCCCGCGGACTCCCCCGCCCGATCTCCCCCACCACCGCGGTCGCCGCCGTCCCCGTCCCCGTCCCCGTCCCCGTCCCCGTCCCCGTCGGGTCGGATCTTCCGCCTGGCGCCGGGGAAGGCGCGAGGCGCGTCGGCGTACTTCAAGGCATGTCGCTCCCGACCCTCGCATTCCTCCCCGACCACCGCAACGAGCTCGTCGACGCGCTGCCCGAGGCTTTCGAGTCGATCGGCAAGTACTTCGACCTCCGCGATGCGGAAAACGCGGCGCCCATCGAAAATGCCCGCGCCGTCGCCGCCGCGCTCGAGGGCGTCGTACACTCGAGCGACACCGACTGCGACTACTACCCGTGCGTGCTCTCGGGCGTGGACCCGGACAGCGACGCGTTCTTCGCGGCGCTCGGTGTGACGCGTGACGCGCGCTTCTCCGTCGGTGGCTACGACAACCCCAAGCTCGAGGTGGTCCGCGCAGGCTCGGGCGAAGGGGAGCGGTCGGCCCTCGCCCTCCTTACTCGGCTCGGCGACTACGAGCTCGGTCGCCTTTCGGAGTACATCGAGGAGTCCGACCAGAAGGCGATCGGCACGGCCATCGCCAAGCTCGAGTCGCTCGGCCCCATCGTGGGCGTGCAGCTCTGCGCCGACGACCACGCGACCAAGCTCGTGCTCACGCTGGCCAAGAGCGGCGGCGTGTACGTGGGCGTGGCGGTGGTACGCGTCGAGACCTGACCAGCGCTCGGCAACCGATCTCGGCGCACGAAGGCGCGGCTCGGTTCGTCGCGCATGCTCGTGAGGGCGGGCGCGGTCACCCCGGTCGATATCGTGGCCGATTCGATGGGCCGGCTCGGCGTTGGCGAGGCGAACCGTGCTGGCACGCGAGCCGTCGGTACACGCACGCTCGTGCGTATCCTGCCGTGCCACCCTGCGCCATCCTGAGATCGCGCGGCCACACGGAAGCGCGCCGGGATCGCAAGAAAGTGCCGCGCGGTTACGTCTCGAAAGCGGTGGCGCGGGATATGCTCACGCGGCGCACATGTCGAATCCCCTGCACGCCGCCTCCCTTCGTCGAGTCTTTCGTCGCATCCTCGCGGGGGCTCTCGCCGCGCCGCTCCCGCTCGCGCTCGTGGTCGCGTGCAGCTCCACGGGGACAGCCGAAGGCGACGCGGGAGCCGACGGCTCTTCCTCCGGCCCGTGCCGCGTCGTCGCCCCACCCGATGCCGCACAAGGCGCGTGCCAGGGGGTCCGCCAGCCCCCCCCGTACTTCGTCGCGTTGACGGGAGATCTGACCACCTGCGGCTTCGGCGACGGCGGTGTCGGGAGCTCGGATCTTTGCAGTGATCTCTGCGGCGCGCGTGTGAGCTCGTGCACGAACAACGGGGGATTGGTGAAGTGCGAGCCCTACCCGTGCGCGGTCGACGGGCGCAGGTACCACGAGCTCGCCGATGGCGCGGCCCCCGCCGGCAGAGACGTCGCGAGCTGCCTCGCCCGAATGGCCTTTTTCGAAGCAGCTTCGGTCGATGCGTTCGCCCTGCTCGAGCGCGATCTCGGTCTCTTGAACGCTCCTGAGAGCCTCGTCCGTGGCTGCCGCGAGGCAAAACGTGACGAGGCTCGTCACGCGCAACTGGCCACGAACCTCGCCACGCGGTACGGCGCGCGCGTCGTGGCCCCGGAGCCGCCGAGCGCTCCCCCGCGCTCTCTCGAAGCCCTCGCGACCGAGAACGCCGTCGAGGGGTGCGTGCGTGAGACGTTCGGAGTGCTCATCGGAATGTGGCAGTCGGTCTCCGCGCCCACGGCCGACCTTCGTGCCTTCTTCTCGGCTCTCACGACCGACGAGCTCCGCCACGCGTCGCTCTCGGCACGAATCGACGTGTGGGCGCGAGCCGGCCTCTCCGCCGACGCGCTCCGTCGTGTGGATGCCGCCAAGGACGCGGCGCTCCGCGAGCTCGAAGCCTCTCTCGGCGCTGCCGAGCCCGTCCCGGGAATGGGGCTCCCCTCCGCGGCCCAGTCCCTCGCGCTCTTCCGCGCGTGGCGCCAAGGCGAGACACACGTGCCCAGCGCGCCGCAGCGTGCGCCCGCGGTGCGCGCGCCTGAGGTCCGGGTCGTCTGAAACAGGGACTTCGGGTCCTCTCGAGATTCCCGTGGATCGAGAGCCGTTGGCGCTCGCGACGTGCGCGGGTAGGTTGGGCAGCATCGCATGGCGGAAATCGACACGTGGTTTACGCAGCTCGACGCCGTCGCCGCGGCTCGAGCCGACCAACCCTCGTTCCACGTGTTCGCAGAGGGGATGCACTCGGATCTCCGCGGTCAGGTCCTCAGCCTGGCAGCGGATGAGCGCATACCCGTGTGGACGGCGAAATGGCCGCACCACGTGTTCGTGGTCCTAGCGATCCGCGGGAGCGTTCGTGCTTCGCTCCCTTCCGGGACCTTTCCCATGCGGGAGATGTCGCAGCTCGTCGTCCTGCCAGGCACGCCGTGCGAGCTCCATGCGGTGACCGACGCCTCGATCCAGATCATCAGCTTCCTGTCCATGGCCCCTCCGGCGGGCGTGCCTGGCGTGCCGTAGCGTCGCGCTTCCCGGGGCGTGCTGGCAGCACGCGAGCCCGAGCCGAAAGGGCATCGCGTCATGGGGACGACGAGCGTCACCCCATGGTTGCACCATGGGCGTGTCGATGCTTCATTAAGTCATGGCCGGAAGTCGAGCAGGAGTGGGGCGTATCATGTGGGAAAGCATGAAAACGTTCTGCCGCGGCTCGCGTGACGGTGGTCTTCGCGGCCACGGTGGCTCCACCACGAAGCTCCCCTTGCTCGTGTCGAGCGCCGCCCTAGTGCTCCTCGGCTTCGCGGCATGTTCGAGCTCGCCTCCCGCAGAGGGCGCCACGTGCACGAGCTTGCCGCTCGTCCGGTCCTCCGGGGGTCGGCGCGTCGACGAGCTGCCAAGCGGGGCCTGCTCGGCCAAGGAGTCGTGCTCGGTCGGCGCGCATCGTGTCTGCGCGTGCAGCGAGATCGGCCCGTACGACGACTACGAGTGCCAGTGCGACGGGGCCCGGTGGACCTGCACCGTGACCTCACGCGCTTCGTCGGTCTGCTCCCCATGCCCCGACGGGTCCCCGCCCGACGCGAGCCGTCCCGATTGACCACCTCGCCCAGCGCGCGAGCCCCTCTGTTTGCGCCGAACGAGGTCCTCCGAGCCCTCCGCCCGGTCCTCCGCCCGCCTCCGGCCCGGCCAAATCGCGCGGGGCCCCGTGCGGAGCGCTTCGATCGCTTCCATCGCCTGCGAATTCACGCCATGCTTCGCCCTCATGACCGCTCCCGACAGCATCGAGGCCGAGCTCGCGGCCCTTCCTTCGGCGCTCCGCGCGCGCCTCTCGGCCGCTGGTTTCCGTGACGACCGCCTCGTGGCCCTGTCACACGCGCTCTCCGACAAGGCGGCCCTCTTCGCCAAGAACCGCCTCACCGGCGAAGTGACCCCCCCGAGCGACGGCGAGCTCCTCCCGCTGCCCGAGCCCGGCTCGCCCGAGCACGACCGCCTCCGCGCGCTCGGTCAGGCCGCGATCGACCGCGGCGAGCTCGCGTTCTGCGTGCTCGCGGGCGGCATGGCCACGCGCATGGGCGGCGTCGTGAAGGCGCTCGTCGAGGCCTTCGACGGCAAGACCTTCCTCGACCTCCGCCTCGCCGAGAACGCGAGCGCGGGCAAACGCGCGAAGGCCCCCGTTCCCCTCTGGCTCATGACGAGCGAGGCCACCGACAAGGCCATCCGCGAGGCCCTCGCCGCGCGCGACGCGCCCGACCACGTCGCCGTGTTCATGCAAGATCTCGGGCTCCGCCTCACGCCCGAGGGCCGGCTCTTCCGCGAGGACGACGGCGACGTGAGCGTCTACGCGACCGGCCACGGAGACTTCGTCGACGCCCTCCGCCGCACGCGGCTCCTCGATGATTTCCTCGCGCGCGGCGGAAAAACCGTGTGGATCGCGAACCTCGACAACCTCGGCGCGTCGATCGACCCGGTGGTCCTCGGCCGCTTCCTCGACTCGCAGAAGCGCGTCATGGTCGAGGTCTGCGAGAAGGCCAAGGGCGACCGCGGAGGTATCCCGGTGCACGCCCAGGGCAAGCTCCAAGTCGTCGAAGAGTTCCGCCTCCCCGAGGGATTCTCGGGCGACAGCGTGCGCGTCTTCAACACGAACACGTTCCTCGTCTCGGCCGAGGCCCTCCGCGGCCTCGACATGCCGTCGACGTACTTCGCGGTCGAGAAGAAGGTCGAGGGGCGCGTCGCCATCCAGTTCGAGCGCCTCCTCCAAGAGCTCACGGCGTTCCTCGACGCGGGCTACGTCGTCGTGCCTCGCGAGGGCGCGCGCTCCCGGTTTTTGCCCGTGAAAGACCACGACGAGCTCGCCCGTCGGCGCGCCGAGATCCAGGAAGTCGCACGCGCGCGGGGCATGGTGTAACCTCGCCGGCGAGGAACGTTCGGTGCAATTCGAGATAACCCACGAGCTTGACATCCCCCTCGACGCCGTCGAGCTTGCGTTCCTCTCTCCCGAGCTCGGCCCCGGGATCGCCCAGAAGCTGCCGCACATCGAGTCGCTCGAGCAAAAGTCGCATTTCGTCGACGACTCGCGCCTCGAACGCGTGTGGGCCTTCCGCGCGAACGTGAAGATCCCCGCCTTCGCGCAGAAGTACGTCACGCCCGAGATGTGCGCCTGGGAAGAGACCACCGTGTACGACATTCGCCGCCACGCGGGCTCCTGGCGCGTGCGGGCCTCGGTGAAGCCCGAGTGGCAGAAATTCTTCGCGTCGAGCGGGAGCTACCTGCTCGAGCCGCTCGACGCCGGTCGCACGAAGCGCACCGTGCGAGGCACACTCGAGCTCAACGTGTCGCTCGTCGGATCCATGGCCGAGAAGCTCATCTACTCCGAGCTCGTCAAGAAGACGTTCGACGCCGAGGCCGCGACGCTCCGCGATCTCTCGACGCTCGGCTGAGCGCATGCCCCTCGAGCGCCGGCGCCGCTCCCTCGAACCGCCACGCACGGCCTCGCCCGAGGCCCCTCATCCCTCCACAAGGAGCCCCATCGTGAAGCGTCTCCGCGCGAACGTGTCGTCGTTGCCCGTCCTCGCCGCCCTCGGCGCCATGGCGTCGCTGCTCGTGACGGGCAAGGCCTCGGCCGAGCCGTTCCCCCAGCGCGGCGAGCGCATCTTCTCCCCCGGCCGCAGCGCCGCGAGCGAAGACTCGGGCGAAGCGCTCGTGCTGAACCCGGCGAACCTCGGCCACCTCACGGGCAAAGAGCTCCGGTGGACCGGCGTGCGCTGCACCGACACGCAGAAGGTCGCGTGTGGGCACTCGTTCAACTTGTCGTCACCGCTGGTGTTCGGGCTCGGCGGCGGGTTCCGTGTAGATTACATCTCTCCGCCGAGCACGGTGGGCGCGCCCTACTACGGGCAAGACTACGTGTGGCTCACCTGGGGCCTCGGCTACAACGTGTCGAAGGCGGTCTCGGTCGGCGTGAGCCTCCAGTCGTCGTTCTCGCCGAACCCCAACGTGGGCGGCATGACGGCGCTCTCCGCGGGCATCTCGTACCGCCCGAGCCCGCGCCTCGGCTTCTCGCTCGTCGCCCACGATTTCAACGGCCCCGCGTCGCAGCCGGTCCCCACGGGACCCGAGCGTATCGGGCTCCCGGTGCTCGATCGTCAGTACATGGCCGCGGTGGCCTTCCGGCCCACGGGCACGCGCGCGCTCGAGGTGGGCGCCGAGGTCCGCTACTACGACGGCTCCGATCAGGCCCGCCCGCGCGTGGTCATGGGGGTCGACATCCCGGGGGTCGGCCGCGCCCGAGGCGACGTCGAGGTGGGCAACCTCTCGCAGAGCGATCCGTCGTACCTCGCCACGATCGGCCTCGAGCTCCAGCTCCGTGGCGTGTCGCTCGGCGGCGGCGCCATCGTGGGCAACGCCCTCGGAAAGAGCACCGACGCAGGGCAGTACCTCACCGCCTCGCTGGCCGACTTCGAGAGCCCCGCGGGCATTCCACGAAGCGAGCACGGCGTCTCCATCCGCCTCGAGGCGACGCCGGGCACCCGCAACCACGTGCGGCTCTTGCGCAAGCTCTGGAAGATCTCCGAGCGCTCCGACATCGCCTCGGTCACGCTGCTCGTCCGTGACGAGCCGGCCACGTCGTTCGCGCACGCCGAAGAGCTCGCCGACGCCTTCCGTGTGCTCCGCGCCCGCGGAAAGAAGGTCATCTGCAGCTTCGAGGACGCAGGCCCCAAGGCGCTCTACGCCTGCGCGAGCGCCGATCGCATCGTCTTGAACCCGGCGGGTGGCGTGCGTTACGCGGGCCTCAAGTCGACCCACATCTACCTCGCGGGCCTGCTCGAGAAGATCGGCGTGAAGGCCGAGTTCGTGCGCATCGGCGCGCACAAGTCGGCGCCCGAGCAGTTCATGAACAAGGGCGCGAGCGAGACGGCCCGCGCCGACCAAGAAGACTTGCTCCGCAACACCGAGGCGGTCTTCGTCAAAAACCTGTCTCTTTACCGGAACATACCCGAGGCTAGCGTCCGCGAGAGCACCAAGAAGGGCCCGTTCGTGGCGCTCGAGGCGCGCGACGCGAAGTTCGTCGACACCCTCGCCTTCGACGACGAGCTCGACCGCGTCACGAGCGACGTCGTCGGCCACAAAGTCTCGGTCTCGAAGTACGAGGACGAGGTGGTCGCGCCGATGCGCTTCGGCCAGCGCAGCAAGGTGGGGCTCCTCTACATCGACGGCGACATGGTCGACGGCCGCTCGAGCAAGGTGCCGCTCATCGGCATGAAGCTCTGCGGGAGCTACACGATCGCCGAGTCGGCCAAGAGGCTCCGCGAGGACCCGACGGTGAAGGCGGTGGTCCTGCGCGTCGAGACGCCCGGCGGCTCGTCGCTCGCGGCCGACGTGATGTGGCGCGAGCTGCGCCTCTTGGCGCAGAAAAAGCCCCTCATCGTGTCGATGGGCACGATCGCGGCGAGCGGCGGGTACTACGTGGCCTCGGCCGGGACGAAGATCTACGCGCTCCCGCTCACCCTCACGGGCTCGATCGGCATCTTCTACGGCAAAGCCGACGTGAGCGAGCTCTTGTCGAAGCTCGGGGTGAACGTCGAGGTGCGTAAGGTCACGCCCCGCGCCGACGCCGAGTCGTTCTTCCGCCCCTTCTCGGACGACGAGCGCAAAGAGCTCGATCGCAAGGTGCACCAGTTCTACGACGTGTTCCTCGATCGCGTGTCGCAGGGCCGCAAGATGACCCGCTCGGAGGTCGACGCCGTCGGCCAGGGCCGCGTGTGGGCGGGCCAGCAGGCGCTCGACAAGAAGCTCGTCGACGAGATGGGCGGGCTCCGTCACGCGCTCGAGTACGCGCGCAAGGCGGGCCACTTGCCCGACGATGCTCCCATCCAAGAAGAGCCGCCCATCGAGAAGACCTTCCTCGAGACG
The sequence above is a segment of the Myxococcales bacterium genome. Coding sequences within it:
- a CDS encoding UTP--glucose-1-phosphate uridylyltransferase, whose product is MTAPDSIEAELAALPSALRARLSAAGFRDDRLVALSHALSDKAALFAKNRLTGEVTPPSDGELLPLPEPGSPEHDRLRALGQAAIDRGELAFCVLAGGMATRMGGVVKALVEAFDGKTFLDLRLAENASAGKRAKAPVPLWLMTSEATDKAIREALAARDAPDHVAVFMQDLGLRLTPEGRLFREDDGDVSVYATGHGDFVDALRRTRLLDDFLARGGKTVWIANLDNLGASIDPVVLGRFLDSQKRVMVEVCEKAKGDRGGIPVHAQGKLQVVEEFRLPEGFSGDSVRVFNTNTFLVSAEALRGLDMPSTYFAVEKKVEGRVAIQFERLLQELTAFLDAGYVVVPREGARSRFLPVKDHDELARRRAEIQEVARARGMV
- the sppA gene encoding signal peptide peptidase SppA, with protein sequence MKRLRANVSSLPVLAALGAMASLLVTGKASAEPFPQRGERIFSPGRSAASEDSGEALVLNPANLGHLTGKELRWTGVRCTDTQKVACGHSFNLSSPLVFGLGGGFRVDYISPPSTVGAPYYGQDYVWLTWGLGYNVSKAVSVGVSLQSSFSPNPNVGGMTALSAGISYRPSPRLGFSLVAHDFNGPASQPVPTGPERIGLPVLDRQYMAAVAFRPTGTRALEVGAEVRYYDGSDQARPRVVMGVDIPGVGRARGDVEVGNLSQSDPSYLATIGLELQLRGVSLGGGAIVGNALGKSTDAGQYLTASLADFESPAGIPRSEHGVSIRLEATPGTRNHVRLLRKLWKISERSDIASVTLLVRDEPATSFAHAEELADAFRVLRARGKKVICSFEDAGPKALYACASADRIVLNPAGGVRYAGLKSTHIYLAGLLEKIGVKAEFVRIGAHKSAPEQFMNKGASETARADQEDLLRNTEAVFVKNLSLYRNIPEASVRESTKKGPFVALEARDAKFVDTLAFDDELDRVTSDVVGHKVSVSKYEDEVVAPMRFGQRSKVGLLYIDGDMVDGRSSKVPLIGMKLCGSYTIAESAKRLREDPTVKAVVLRVETPGGSSLAADVMWRELRLLAQKKPLIVSMGTIAASGGYYVASAGTKIYALPLTLTGSIGIFYGKADVSELLSKLGVNVEVRKVTPRADAESFFRPFSDDERKELDRKVHQFYDVFLDRVSQGRKMTRSEVDAVGQGRVWAGQQALDKKLVDEMGGLRHALEYARKAGHLPDDAPIQEEPPIEKTFLETALEIVGISPGPLVVDGLPLQIRDAVRAVAPMAIYTDSTPLARTEWEPIGESGKDDDDK
- a CDS encoding DUF2505 family protein, whose translation is MQFEITHELDIPLDAVELAFLSPELGPGIAQKLPHIESLEQKSHFVDDSRLERVWAFRANVKIPAFAQKYVTPEMCAWEETTVYDIRRHAGSWRVRASVKPEWQKFFASSGSYLLEPLDAGRTKRTVRGTLELNVSLVGSMAEKLIYSELVKKTFDAEAATLRDLSTLG
- a CDS encoding transposase encodes the protein MSNPRRIVPGTTYLVTRRTTRRYFLLTPDKRRILLAFYWYATAVLAAEFGIEIHAVQMLSNHLHEVLTDTRGRLPDFLSQRNRLLANAIKVLRGWPEEVFSREGASIVALYGEEAVLQKIGYTLANVVEAGLAASPEDWPGVTLAATDIGTRTIRVARPELYLDAENTRWPAAAEISITVPPALEASSGHEGARARIVSAVNAAVEKARIVARKAGKFVRSLAWIFAVPHTTRASSFEKVGARNPSFAAGGNVEMAARALKERAAFLGAYREAFRAMRNAVRDVFFPAGTWRLVRELGVNVISTT